From a region of the Erinaceus europaeus chromosome 14, mEriEur2.1, whole genome shotgun sequence genome:
- the TWNK gene encoding twinkle mtDNA helicase isoform X1 has product MWVLLRGGHPLRILLPLRGEWMCRRGLPRSLVPGPPRRRYRKEALPALDVPVLPVTTTEIRQYLRARGIPFQDGHSCLRAPSPFLGASQLKDQTGATSSYTLYINKTTGRFLCMSSLAEGSWEDFQASVEGQGDGAGEGILFSEAPLAEDSKEVLRIWDRAVPLWELPEPEEAQLARVMFGITKLTDDTFKRFSVRYLRPARSLVFPWFSPGGLELRGLKLLGAESHRNGVCYVETTIPRPGAYHNLFGLSLIGRRDVEVVLTSREFDSMALSQCTGLPTLTLPRGIACLPPALLPYLEQFRRVVLWLGDDLRSWEAAKLFARKLNPKRCSLVRPGDQQPRPLEALNQGLNLSRILRTALPAWHKSIVSFRQLREEVLGELSNVEQAAGVRWSRFPDLNRLLKGHRKGELTVFTGPTGSGKTTFISEYALDLCTQGVNTLWGSFEISNVRLARVMLTQFAVGRLEEQLDKYDEWADRFEDLPLYFMTFHGHQNIRTVIETMQHAVYVYDICHVIIDNLQFMMGHEQLSLDRIAAQDYIVGAFRKFATDSNCHVTLVIHPRKEDDDKELQTASIFGSAKASQEADNVLILQDRKLVTGPGKRYLQVSKNRFDGDVGVFPLEFNRSSLTFSVPPKGKARLKKIKDDNGLVDKKASPGKKGAVPQNSKVCPDQVPNPY; this is encoded by the exons ATGTGGGTGCTCCTGCGAGGCGGGCACCCCCTCCGCATCCTGCTGCCCCTGCGTGGGGAGTGGATGTGCCGCAGGGGCCTGCCCCGCAGCCTGGTTCCAGGCCCTCCCCGCAGGCGATACAGGAAGGAGGCTCTCCCAGCCTTGGATGTTCCAGTGTTGCCTGTAACCACAACTGAGATCCGCCAGTACTTGCGGGCTCGAGGGATCCCCTTCCAGGATGGCCACAGCTGCTTGCGAGCACCGAGCCCTTTTCTGGGAGCCTCACAGCTCAAGGACCAGACTGGTGCTACCTCCTCCTACACCCTCTATATTAACAAGACCACGGGACGATTTCTCTGCATGAGTAGCCTCGCAGAAGGGAGCTGGGAAGACTTCCAGGCCAGCGTGGAGGGCCAAGGAGATGGGGCTGGTGAGGGAATCCTGTTTAGTGAGGCCCCATTAGCTGAGGACAGCAAGGAGGTGCTGAGGATCTGGGACCGAGCAGTACCTCTCTGGGAGCTGCCTGAGCCGGAGGAGGCCCAGCTGGCTCGGGTGATGTTTGGCATTACCAAACTGACAGATGACACATTCAAGCGGTTCAGTGTGCGGTATCTCCGGCCTGCTCGCAGCCTTGTCTTTCCTTGGTTCAGCCCCGGAGGTTTGGAATTGCGAGGTCTGAAACTTCTAGGAGCTGAAAGCCACAGGAATGGAGTGTGCTACGTGGAGACCACCATCCCCCGACCTGGGGCCTATCACAATCTGTTTGGGTTGTCACTCATTGGCCGTCGGGATGTTGAAGTAGTCCTGACGAGTCGTGAGTTCGACAGCATGGCGTTGAGCCAGTGCACAGGACTGCCCACCCTGACCCTGCCCCGAGGGATAGCCTGCTTACCCCCTGCCTTGCTCCCTTACCTTGAGCAGTTTCGACGGGTTGTGCTGTGGCTGGGAGATGACCTTCGCTCCTGGGAAGCTGCCAAGTTGTTTGCCCGAAAACTGAACCCCAAGCGATGCTCCTTGGTGCGTCCTGGGGACCAGCAGCCCCGTCCCCTGGAGGCCCTGAACCAAGGCTTAAATCTCTCCCGCATTCTGCGGACTGCCTTGCCTGCCTGGCACAAGTCTATCGTGTCTTTCCGCCAGCTTCGGGAGGAGGTGCTAGGAGAACTGTCCAATGTAGAGCAGGCTGCCGGTGTTCGCTGGAGCCGCTTCCCTGACCTCAATCGTCTCCTGAAAGGACATCGAAAAGGCGAGCTGACAGTCTTCACAG GGCCCACAGGCAGCGGGAAGACAACGTTCATTAGTGAGTATGCCCTGGATTTGTGTACCCAGGGGGTGAACACACTGTGGGGAAGCTTTGAGATCAGCAACGTGAGACTCGCCAGGGTCATGCTGACACAGTTTGCTGTGGGGCGGCTGGAGGAGCAGCTGGACAAGTATGATGAGTGGGCGGACCGTTTTGAGGACCTGCCTCTCTACTTCATGACTTTCCATGGGCATCAGAACATCAG GACTGTAATAGAAACGATGCAACACGCAGTCTACGTCTATGACATTTGTCATGTGATCATTGACAATCTGCAGTTCATGATGGGACATGAGCAGCTATCCTTGGACAG GATTGCAGCTCAAGACTACATCGTGGGAGCCTTTCGGAAGTTTGCCACTGATAGTAACTGCCATGTAACACTGGTCATTCATCCCCGGAAGGAGGATGATGACAAGGAACTGCAGACAGCATCTATATTTGGCTCAGCCAAA GCAAGCCAGGAAGCAGACAATGTTCTGATCCTTCAAGACAGGAAACTTGTAACTGGGCCAGGAAAACGCTATCTGCAGGTGTCCAAGAACCGCTTTGATGGAGACGTAGGTGTCTTTCCACTTGAGTTCAACAGGAGCTCTCTTACCTTCTCCGTACCCCCAAAGGGCAAGGCCCGGCTCAAGAAGATCAAGGATGACAATGGGCTAGTGGACAAAAAAGCCTCTCCTGGCAAAAAGGGTGCAGTGCCCCAGAACTCTAAGGTTTGCCCAGACCAGGTCCCTAACCCCTACTAG
- the TWNK gene encoding twinkle mtDNA helicase isoform X2, producing MWVLLRGGHPLRILLPLRGEWMCRRGLPRSLVPGPPRRRYRKEALPALDVPVLPVTTTEIRQYLRARGIPFQDGHSCLRAPSPFLGASQLKDQTGATSSYTLYINKTTGRFLCMSSLAEGSWEDFQASVEGQGDGAGEGILFSEAPLAEDSKEVLRIWDRAVPLWELPEPEEAQLARVMFGITKLTDDTFKRFSVRYLRPARSLVFPWFSPGGLELRGLKLLGAESHRNGVCYVETTIPRPGAYHNLFGLSLIGRRDVEVVLTSREFDSMALSQCTGLPTLTLPRGIACLPPALLPYLEQFRRVVLWLGDDLRSWEAAKLFARKLNPKRCSLVRPGDQQPRPLEALNQGLNLSRILRTALPAWHKSIVSFRQLREEVLGELSNVEQAAGVRWSRFPDLNRLLKGHRKGELTVFTGPTGSGKTTFISEYALDLCTQGVNTLWGSFEISNVRLARVMLTQFAVGRLEEQLDKYDEWADRFEDLPLYFMTFHGHQNIRTVIETMQHAVYVYDICHVIIDNLQFMMGHEQLSLDRIAAQDYIVGAFRKFATDSNCHVTLVIHPRKEDDDKELQTASIFGSAKDFEPA from the exons ATGTGGGTGCTCCTGCGAGGCGGGCACCCCCTCCGCATCCTGCTGCCCCTGCGTGGGGAGTGGATGTGCCGCAGGGGCCTGCCCCGCAGCCTGGTTCCAGGCCCTCCCCGCAGGCGATACAGGAAGGAGGCTCTCCCAGCCTTGGATGTTCCAGTGTTGCCTGTAACCACAACTGAGATCCGCCAGTACTTGCGGGCTCGAGGGATCCCCTTCCAGGATGGCCACAGCTGCTTGCGAGCACCGAGCCCTTTTCTGGGAGCCTCACAGCTCAAGGACCAGACTGGTGCTACCTCCTCCTACACCCTCTATATTAACAAGACCACGGGACGATTTCTCTGCATGAGTAGCCTCGCAGAAGGGAGCTGGGAAGACTTCCAGGCCAGCGTGGAGGGCCAAGGAGATGGGGCTGGTGAGGGAATCCTGTTTAGTGAGGCCCCATTAGCTGAGGACAGCAAGGAGGTGCTGAGGATCTGGGACCGAGCAGTACCTCTCTGGGAGCTGCCTGAGCCGGAGGAGGCCCAGCTGGCTCGGGTGATGTTTGGCATTACCAAACTGACAGATGACACATTCAAGCGGTTCAGTGTGCGGTATCTCCGGCCTGCTCGCAGCCTTGTCTTTCCTTGGTTCAGCCCCGGAGGTTTGGAATTGCGAGGTCTGAAACTTCTAGGAGCTGAAAGCCACAGGAATGGAGTGTGCTACGTGGAGACCACCATCCCCCGACCTGGGGCCTATCACAATCTGTTTGGGTTGTCACTCATTGGCCGTCGGGATGTTGAAGTAGTCCTGACGAGTCGTGAGTTCGACAGCATGGCGTTGAGCCAGTGCACAGGACTGCCCACCCTGACCCTGCCCCGAGGGATAGCCTGCTTACCCCCTGCCTTGCTCCCTTACCTTGAGCAGTTTCGACGGGTTGTGCTGTGGCTGGGAGATGACCTTCGCTCCTGGGAAGCTGCCAAGTTGTTTGCCCGAAAACTGAACCCCAAGCGATGCTCCTTGGTGCGTCCTGGGGACCAGCAGCCCCGTCCCCTGGAGGCCCTGAACCAAGGCTTAAATCTCTCCCGCATTCTGCGGACTGCCTTGCCTGCCTGGCACAAGTCTATCGTGTCTTTCCGCCAGCTTCGGGAGGAGGTGCTAGGAGAACTGTCCAATGTAGAGCAGGCTGCCGGTGTTCGCTGGAGCCGCTTCCCTGACCTCAATCGTCTCCTGAAAGGACATCGAAAAGGCGAGCTGACAGTCTTCACAG GGCCCACAGGCAGCGGGAAGACAACGTTCATTAGTGAGTATGCCCTGGATTTGTGTACCCAGGGGGTGAACACACTGTGGGGAAGCTTTGAGATCAGCAACGTGAGACTCGCCAGGGTCATGCTGACACAGTTTGCTGTGGGGCGGCTGGAGGAGCAGCTGGACAAGTATGATGAGTGGGCGGACCGTTTTGAGGACCTGCCTCTCTACTTCATGACTTTCCATGGGCATCAGAACATCAG GACTGTAATAGAAACGATGCAACACGCAGTCTACGTCTATGACATTTGTCATGTGATCATTGACAATCTGCAGTTCATGATGGGACATGAGCAGCTATCCTTGGACAG GATTGCAGCTCAAGACTACATCGTGGGAGCCTTTCGGAAGTTTGCCACTGATAGTAACTGCCATGTAACACTGGTCATTCATCCCCGGAAGGAGGATGATGACAAGGAACTGCAGACAGCATCTATATTTGGCTCAGCCAAA GACTTTGAACCTGcttga
- the MRPL43 gene encoding large ribosomal subunit protein mL43 isoform X1 — protein sequence MTARGTPSRFLASVLHNGVGRYVQQLQRLSFSLSRDKPSSLGARLPREFVEREVTDFARRNPGVVIYVNVQRCSAPTVVAEYLNGAVREESVQSKSADEIAALVQKLASQSGLDVIRIRKPYHTDTPSIQGQWHPFTNKPTKPGSLRPRELQGPGPAHVQAQ from the exons ATGACGGCGCGCGGGACCCCGAGCCGCTTCCTGGCTAGTGTCCTCCACAACGGGGTGGGCCGCTACGTGCAGCAGCTGCAGCGCCTCAGCTTCAGCCTCAGCCGCGACAAGCCGTCGTCCCTGGGCGCCAG GCTCCCCAGGGAGTTCGTGGAACGGGAGGTGACCGACTTCGCCCGGCGGAACCCAGGGGTCGTCATCTACGTGAACGTCCAGCGGTGCTCTGCGCCAACGGTAGTGGCCGAATACC TGAACGGGGCTGTGCGCGAGGAGAGCGTCCAGTCCAAGTCGGCCGACGAGATCGCCGCCCTGGTGCAGAAGCTGGCGAGCCAGTCGGGTTTGGACGTGATCCGCATCCGCAAGCCCTACCACACCGACACCCCGAGCATCCAGGGCCAGTGGCACCCCTTCACCAACAAGCCCACGAAGCCGGGCAGCCTGCGCCCCCGAGAGCTCCAGGGCCCCGGCCCGGCCCACGTGCAGGCACAGTGA
- the MRPL43 gene encoding large ribosomal subunit protein mL43 isoform X2, with amino-acid sequence MTARGTPSRFLASVLHNGVGRYVQQLQRLSFSLSRDKPSSLGAREFVEREVTDFARRNPGVVIYVNVQRCSAPTVVAEYLNGAVREESVQSKSADEIAALVQKLASQSGLDVIRIRKPYHTDTPSIQGQWHPFTNKPTKPGSLRPRELQGPGPAHVQAQ; translated from the exons ATGACGGCGCGCGGGACCCCGAGCCGCTTCCTGGCTAGTGTCCTCCACAACGGGGTGGGCCGCTACGTGCAGCAGCTGCAGCGCCTCAGCTTCAGCCTCAGCCGCGACAAGCCGTCGTCCCTGGGCGCCAG GGAGTTCGTGGAACGGGAGGTGACCGACTTCGCCCGGCGGAACCCAGGGGTCGTCATCTACGTGAACGTCCAGCGGTGCTCTGCGCCAACGGTAGTGGCCGAATACC TGAACGGGGCTGTGCGCGAGGAGAGCGTCCAGTCCAAGTCGGCCGACGAGATCGCCGCCCTGGTGCAGAAGCTGGCGAGCCAGTCGGGTTTGGACGTGATCCGCATCCGCAAGCCCTACCACACCGACACCCCGAGCATCCAGGGCCAGTGGCACCCCTTCACCAACAAGCCCACGAAGCCGGGCAGCCTGCGCCCCCGAGAGCTCCAGGGCCCCGGCCCGGCCCACGTGCAGGCACAGTGA
- the SEMA4G gene encoding semaphorin-4G — MWGRLWPLLLSFLTATAVPGPSLRRPSRELDATPRMTISYEELSGTRHFKGQAQNYSTLLLEEASARLLVGARGALFSLNAHDIGDGTHKEILWEASPEMQKKCHQKGKNNQTECFNHVRFLQRLNATHLYACGTHAFQPLCAAIDAEAFTLPASFEEGKEKCPYDPARGFTGLIIDGGLYTATQYEFRSIPDIRRSRHPHSLRTEEAPMHWLNDAEFVFSVLVRESKASAVGDDDKVYYFFTERAAEEGSSSFPQSRNSHRVARVARVCKGDLGGKKILQKKWTSFLKARLFCHIPQYEILRDVCSLDADASAHTHFYAVFTLTTQWKTLEASAICRYDLAEVQAVFTGPYMEYQDGARRWGRYEGGVPEPRPGSCITDSLRSRGYNSSQDLPSLVLDFVKLHPLMARPVLPTRGRPLLLKRSVRYTHLTGTPVPTPAGSTYDLLFLGTADGWIHKAVVLGTGMHIIEETQVFKELQSVENLVISLMQHSLYVGAPSGVIQLPLSSCSRYHSCYDCILARDPYCGWDSGTHSCVVATNISNRPRSSRTALIQDIERGNRGCEGYRDTGPPPPLKTRSVLRGDDVLLPCDQPSNLARALWLFNGSVGLRDGQDGYRVGVDGLLVTDTQPEHSGNYSCYAEENSLRTLVALYSLKVRQVTPAPAPQAPAIPGAQLAPDVRLLYVLAIAALGGLCLILASSLLYVACLRGVRGGGRRRKYSLGRAARAGGSAVQLQTVSGQCPGEEDDGDDGEGAGGLEGGCLQIIPGEGAPAPPPPPPPPPPTELTNGLVALPSRLRRMNGNSYVLLRQSNNGVPAGPCSFAEELSRILEKRKHTQLVEHLDESSV; from the exons ATGTGGGGGAGGCTCTGGCCCCTCCTTCTAAGCTTCCTCACAGCCACCGCAGTGCCTGGACCCTCACTGAGGAGACCTTCCCGAGAACTAGATGCCACTCCGCGGATGACCATTTCCTATGAAG AACTCTCTGGGACCCGACACTTCAAGGGCCAGGCCCAGAACTACTCAACACTGCTTCTGGAGGAGGCCTCGGCCAGGCTACTAGTGGGAGCCCGAGGtgccctgttctctctcaatgcCCATGACATAGGAGATGGGACCCACAAAGAG ATCCTCTGGGAAGCCTCCCCAGAGATGCAAAAAAAATGTcatcaaaaagggaaaaacaaccaG ACCGAATGCTTCAACCATGTGCGCTTCCTACAACGACTTAACGCCACCCACCTCTACGCCTGTGGCACTCACGCCTTCCAGCCCCTCTGTGCAGCTATT GATGCTGAGGCCTTCACCTTGCCAGCCAGCtttgaggaggggaaggagaagtgtCCTTATGACCCAGCCCGAGGCTTCACAGGCCTCATTATTG ATGGAGGCCTCTACACAGCCACACAGTATGAGTTTCGAAGTATTCCTGACATCCGCCGGAGCCGCCACCCACACTCCCTGAGAACGGAGGAGGCGCCAATGCACTGGCTTAATG ATGCAGAGTTCGTGTTCTCTGTCCTGGTGCGGGAGAGCAAGGCCAGTGCAGTGGGTGACGATGACAAGGTCTACTACTTCTTCACGGAACGTGCTGCTGAGGAGGGCTCCAGCAGCTTCCCTCAGAGCCGCAACAGCCACCGTGTGGCCCGTGTGGCCCGGGTGTGCAAG GGAGACTTGGGAGGGAAGAAGATCCTACAGAAGAAGTGGACCTCCTTCCTAAAGGCGCGTCTCTTCTGCCACATCCCGCAGTACGAGATACTGCGCGACGTCTGCAGCCTGGATGCTGATGCATCAGCCCACACACACTTCTATGCGGTCTTCACGCTGACCACACAGTG GAAGACCCTGGAGGCCTCTGCTATCTGCCGCTACGACCTGGCTGAGGTGCAGGCTGTTTTCACAGGCCCGTACATGGAGTACCAGGATGGTGCCCGGCGCTGGGGCCGCTATGAGGGTGGGGTGCCAGAACCGCGGCCTGGCTCA TGTATCACAGATTCATTGCGCAGCCGGGGCTACAACTCATCCCAGGACTTGCCCTCTCTGGTCTTGGACTTTGTGAAGTTGCACCCACTGATGGCTCGGCCTGTGCTGCCCACACGTGGACGACCCTTGCTGCTCAAGCGCAGTGTGCGTTACACACACCTCACGGGGACACCTGTCCCCACACCTGCTGGGTCCACCTATGACCTGCTCTTTCTGGGCACAG CTGATGGCTGGATCCACAAGGCTGTGGTCCTGGGCACTGGGATGCACATTATTGAGGAAACACAAGTGTTCAAGGAGCTCCAGTCTGTGGAGAATTTGGTCATCTCTCTGATGCAG CACAGCCTCTATGTGGGGGCCCCCAGTGGAGTCATCCAGCTACCCCTGTCCAGCTGTTCCCGCTACCATTCCTGCTATGACTGCATCCTGGCACGGGACCCCTACTGTGGCTGGGACTCCGGCACCCATTCCTGTGTGGTGGCCACCAATATCAGCAACAGGCCCCGGAGTAGCAG aACTGCACTGATCCAGGACATAGAGAGAGGAAACCGAGGCTGTGAGGGCTACAGGGACACAG ggcCACCACCGCCACTGAAGACCCGCTCTGTGCTCCGGGGTGATGATGTCCTTCTGCCTTGTGACCAGCCATCCAACTTGGCTCGGGCCTTGTGGCTGTTCAACGGGAGCGTTGGCCTGCGCGACGGGCAGGATGGCTACCGTGTGGGTGTGGATGGGCTACTGGTGACGGACACACAACCTGAGCATAGTGGGAACTACAGCTGCTATGCTGAGGAGAACAGCCTCCGCACCTTGGTGGCCTTGTACAGCCTCAAGGTCCGGCAGGTTACTCCCGCCCCAGCCCCACAGGCCCCTGCCATACCCGGGGCACAACTGGCACCTGATGTGAGGCTGCTCTACGTGCTGGCCATCGCTGCCCTGGGTGGACTCTGCCTCATCCTGGCTTCCTCCCTCCTCTATGTGGCCTGTCTTAGAGGGGTTAGAGGAGGAGGTCGGCGACGGAAATACTCTCTGGGTCGGGCTGCCCGGGCAGGGGGCTCTGCCGTGCAGCTGCAGACAGTCTCCGGCCAGTGTCCAGGAGAGGAAGATGATGGTGAcgatggggagggggctgggggcttggaaGGCGGCTGCCTCCAGATCATCCCTGGGGAGggtgccccagcaccaccacccccacctccacccccaccccccaccgagCTGACCAATGGGCTAGTGGCCCTGCCAAGCCGCCTGCGCAGAATGAATGGCAACAGCTACGTGCTTCTGAGGCAGAGCAACAATGGGGTGCCAGCAGGGCCCTGCTCCTTTGCTGAGGAGCTCAGCCGAATCTTGGAGAAGAGGAAGCACACACAACTTGTGGAGCACCTGGATGAGAGCTCTGTCTGA